AATATTTTCTACTTTAATAATATTAGTCTTATAACAGAGAAATAATATATAATTCTTTAAAATCAAAAAGTCCTTTTCTATAATTAAGACTTCTTTTGAAGAAGACAATATTGCCTCAATATAGAATACAACAAAAAATAGGAAACTGCCTATAATAAACTTCAATAATACCCCATTTGAAATTATTTCATTAAATCTAAAAAGTCCTATCCCAATATATAGAAGATATAAAATAATTAAAATTATAGTTTTTATAATAATTCCAGACATTGAATATCTTATTATAGAATATTGGTTAATATTATCAATTTTTTTCATTATAACTTTCATAAATTCTTTATCTCCCATTCTTCAAAATTATCTTTAATAATATTAAAAACTCCTAAAATTTCTTGTTCTATTTCTCCTCTTAGACATTTATGAATATGTCCGTCTTTTTTTATAATTTTTATATAATAAAAAGTCCCTCCTTTTGATAATACTTTTATTTGAAATTCAATTTTTTCTATTTCTTTATATAAAAAGAAAAATTTCTTTTTACTTTTTTTTATTTCTATTTTATCAGTATATAAAATAAATTCTGTTTTAGAAAATTTTCCTTGTATTTTATATAGAAAAAAGAAAAATAAGCAATATATAAGCCAGAAGTAAATATAAATTAGATAGTTATTATCATTGTTAAATGAAATTAAATAAGGAAATATAAAAAAAATTGTAGCCATATTAAAAAGTTGAGCAATATTAGATTTATTATATAATTCACTATTATAAGTAATATAAGTAAAATTTTCATTTGTTGTAATAGTTATCATTATTTTCTCCCTAAAAAACTTCTTTAAGAATAACATTTTTTTCTTTTTTACTTAATTCAATTAAATCTTCACTAAATCCTGATTTTGAAAATAATATGAAATATTCTTCTCTTTTATCATTATTCCATATAACTTTTTTAGATTTTTCTTTTAATTCACTTAAAATACTTAGACCCACTTGTTTTTTAGAATATTTACATTCTCCAAAAATAATTTTGTTATCTTCTCCTAAACCTACAATATCTATTTCTGTATTTTTATCCCACCATCTACCAACTTTGAATAAAGGAAATAAAGTATTTTCCCATATACTTTCTCTTGCTAAATTTTCATAAACTTTTGATACATATAAATCAAATTCATTTTCTATCTTATTTTTCACATAAGTTAAATTTTCAATTTCAAGATAACTTTGATAAGGATAAACATAACTAAACCAAAATTTTAAATAGTTATCTTTTATTCTATACAAAACTTTTTTTGTATTTTCTACACTCTCAGTAATTGGTACTTCTTTTTCAAGAATATCTAAATCTATAAGTTTTGAAATATATGGAGATAAACCTCCTGAATTTATTTGCAAATATGAAGATATTGCTGACATTTTAGTACGCCCTATTGATATAGCATTTAGAATAGCAAAATATCTTGATAAATCATTTACTTCCTCTTGGAGCAAAAACTTTGGTTCAGAATATAGATAATTATTTTTATCAAAAATATTATTTTCAATATTATATATAGCTGATTTATTCCTATTTAAACTTAATATATATTTAGGTACTCCTCCTGTTATAGAATACAATTCTATTAATTCTTGTATAGATTTATTTTTAAAAAATTCATTATAATATTTAAATTTGATAGCTTGTAACTTTATTTGAGCAGTTCTTCTCCCATATAAGGGACTTTCATAAGTCAATGTTTCTGAGTACATCATAGAAATTAAAGAACCACATAGAATAATCATAATATTTTTATCTTTTAATTTTTCATCATATATTCTTTGAAAAATAGAGGAGAAATTTTTATTAACCATACATAAATATTGAAATTCATCAATTACAAAAATAAATTTATCATTTTCAATTTTTATCAAAAAATAATCAAAAAGAGTGTTCCAATCTTTTATTTCTATTTTCTTTAAAAACTCATCTTTAAAATATTCTGATATTTGACTTTTAAATCTTTCTATTTGTAAATTTTCATTTTGTTTATCAGCAAAAAAATAAAATGCTTTCTTATCCTTTATAAATTCTTTTATTAAAGTTGTCTTGCCAACTCTTCTTCTTCCATATAAAATAACAAAACTATTCTCTTTATTATATTCTTTATTAAGAGTTCCTAATTCTTTTTCTCTATCAATGAAATTCATAATATCACCTCTTAATAAAATTATATAATATAAATTATTATAATTCAAATTATATTTCGTTAAAGTAAAGAAATTATTTAAAATAGTTATTAAAGATATTAATAAAATGAATATAAAATAATATAATAATCAAAATTTATTTCAAATATAAATTATTTCTTTAAATGATTCATATATAATAATACTAATTTTTTATTTTTTTTATATCTTATTTTAAAACATATTGACATTTATATAAAGAAGTTATATAAATAAAATACAAGATAATACACTAATTTTAAAAGGAGGTTTTTTATGAAAAGGTTTAAAGGTATTTTTTTAGTTTTAGTTGTTATGTTGTTATCATTGGGGTTTGCATCTACTACTTATGCAAGAGATAGAAATGGAGGCAATGAGCGTGATTATGGTTCTCGTGGGAGATCAAGTTCAAGAAGAGAAAGAGAAAGTGGTCCTAGGCTAAACTATGATGGAAGAACTTCTGGAATAGGTAATAGAGTTGGTGGTATTGCAGGAACAGCTGCTGGTGGTGCTATTGGTAGTAGAATTGGTGGTGCTAAAGGTGGATTTGCAGGCGGATTCATAGGTGGAGAACTTGGTGGTAAAGTTGGAGATTCTTGGGAAAGAAGAACAAATAGAGGTGCTCA
This portion of the Fusobacterium simiae genome encodes:
- a CDS encoding ATP-binding protein, which gives rise to MNFIDREKELGTLNKEYNKENSFVILYGRRRVGKTTLIKEFIKDKKAFYFFADKQNENLQIERFKSQISEYFKDEFLKKIEIKDWNTLFDYFLIKIENDKFIFVIDEFQYLCMVNKNFSSIFQRIYDEKLKDKNIMIILCGSLISMMYSETLTYESPLYGRRTAQIKLQAIKFKYYNEFFKNKSIQELIELYSITGGVPKYILSLNRNKSAIYNIENNIFDKNNYLYSEPKFLLQEEVNDLSRYFAILNAISIGRTKMSAISSYLQINSGGLSPYISKLIDLDILEKEVPITESVENTKKVLYRIKDNYLKFWFSYVYPYQSYLEIENLTYVKNKIENEFDLYVSKVYENLARESIWENTLFPLFKVGRWWDKNTEIDIVGLGEDNKIIFGECKYSKKQVGLSILSELKEKSKKVIWNNDKREEYFILFSKSGFSEDLIELSKKEKNVILKEVF